From the genome of Leguminivora glycinivorella isolate SPB_JAAS2020 chromosome Z, LegGlyc_1.1, whole genome shotgun sequence, one region includes:
- the LOC125241385 gene encoding beta-alanine transporter-like isoform X2, whose amino-acid sequence MFTYIGEMGRYQKFLFVAMLPFGLFFAYVYFVQMFVAATPQRYWCYVPELAHLDLDLRRNLSAPGAIDGGDWDRCSTFQTNWSLVLENMAPPSNDTPIAPCQHGYDFELTDIPYHTVVSERGWVCDKSSYAPTAQSIFFAGSFVGGLLFGWLADRFGRIPALVGSNMIGFVGGVATIYTTGIVDFTIARFLVGMAYDSCFMMIYILILEYIGPRYRTLAANLSIALFFGTGCLSLPWIALWLADWRALLWITSGPMLIVLAIPFTVPESVRWLVSRGRTSRAVRVFKTFEKINRVQIPQEVVDDFVIASRQNENEKHSVSALFRSAPLRTMLAHMVVVYMCCALVFDGLVRLSESLGLDFFLTFTLASATEIPSVTLLALVMDRWGRRNLTVVPLGLSGLLIGIAAFLPKGVPQTTAAVMARFFINMSYTAAIQWATELLPTGVRASGSSLVHVSGYIATVLSPFIVYSERYWSSLPLVVMSVLAVLAMGCGLMLPETMGRPMPQSIADGEALVRNYTLCGNVEEIEEDELKEINKTKEPIM is encoded by the exons ATGTTCACGTACATCGGTGAGATGGGGCGCTACCAGAAGTTCCTGTTCGTCGCCATGCTGCCGTTCGGGCTGTTCTTTGCTTACGTCTACTTCGTGCAGATGTTCGTGGCCGCCACTCCGCAGCGCTACTGGTGCTACGTGCCAGAGCTCGCGCACTTGGATTTAGACCTCAG ACGGAATCTTTCGGCACCTGGAGCCATTGATGGCGGGGATTGGGATCGATGTTCGACGTTTCAAACCAACTGGAGTTTGGTTCTGGAGAACATGGCACCACCCAGCAACGACACACCGATCGCACCGTGCCAGCATGGCTACGATTTCGAACTTACTGACATTCCGTATCACACAGTAGTAAGCGAG CGCGGTTGGGTGTGCGATAAATCAAGCTACGCTCCTACGGCACAGTCGATATTTTTTGCGGGATCTTTTGTGGGCGGGCTGCTGTTTGGGTGGTTAGCAGATCGATTTGGAAGAATACCCGCGTTAGTTG gTTCCAATATGATCGGGTTTGTAGGTGGAGTGGCAACTATATACACCACAGGGATAGTAGACTTCACCATAGCGAGATTTCTGGTCGGCATGGCATATGATAGTTGTTTTATGATGATATATATTTTAA TTCTCGAATACATCGGCCCCCGGTACCGCACGCTGGCGGCGAACCTGTCGATCGCGCTGTTCTTCGGCACGGGCTGCCTGTCGCTGCCGTGGATAGCGCTGTGGCTGGCCGACTGGCGCGCGCTCTTGTGGATCACCTCCGGGCCCATGCTCATCGTGCTGGCTATTCCCTTCACGGTTCCAGAGAGTGTCCG ATGGCTCGTATCTAGAGGTCGTACCAGTCGAGCGGTTCGAGTGTTcaaaacttttgaaaaaattaaCCGCGTCCAAATTCCACAAGAAGTGGTGGATGATTTTGTT ATAGCATCCCGTCAAAATGAAAATGAGAAGCATTCAGTGAGTGCCTTGTTTAGAAGCGCGCCGCTGCGGACGATGCTCGCGCACATGGTGGTGGTGTACATGTGCTGCGCGCTGGTGTTCGACGGGCTGGTGCGCCTCTCCGAGTCGCTGGGGCTAGACTTCTTCCTCACCTTCACGCTCGCCTCCGCCACCGAGATCCCCTCCGTCACCCTGTTGGCTCTTGTCATGGACAG ATGGGGTCGGCGAAATCTTACGGTGGTGCCCCTGGGATTATCTGGGTTATTGATAGGCATTGCCGCATTCTTACCTAAAg GAGTCCCGCAGACGACGGCGGCGGTGATGGCGCGGTTCTTCATCAACATGTCGTACACGGCGGCCATCCAGTGGGCCACGGAGCTGCTGCCCACGGGCGTGCGCGCCTCCGGCTCCTCGCTGGTGCACGTCAGCGGCTACATAGCCACCGTCCTGTCGCCGTTCATCGTCTACTCG GAACGTTATTGGAGCTCGCTGCCACTGGTGGTGATGAGCGTGCTGGCCGTGCTGGCCATGGGCTGCGGGCTGATGTTGCCCGAGACCATGGGCCGCCCCATGCCCCAGTCCATCGCCGACGGCGAAGCGCTCGTTAGGAACTACACGCTGTGTGG AAATGTAGAAGAAATCGAAGAAGACGAATTAAAGGAGATAAACAAAACGAAGGAGCCCATTATGTAG
- the LOC125241385 gene encoding beta-alanine transporter-like isoform X1, protein MNMETKEELNNKPSDTDHDALEAMFTYIGEMGRYQKFLFVAMLPFGLFFAYVYFVQMFVAATPQRYWCYVPELAHLDLDLRRNLSAPGAIDGGDWDRCSTFQTNWSLVLENMAPPSNDTPIAPCQHGYDFELTDIPYHTVVSERGWVCDKSSYAPTAQSIFFAGSFVGGLLFGWLADRFGRIPALVGSNMIGFVGGVATIYTTGIVDFTIARFLVGMAYDSCFMMIYILILEYIGPRYRTLAANLSIALFFGTGCLSLPWIALWLADWRALLWITSGPMLIVLAIPFTVPESVRWLVSRGRTSRAVRVFKTFEKINRVQIPQEVVDDFVIASRQNENEKHSVSALFRSAPLRTMLAHMVVVYMCCALVFDGLVRLSESLGLDFFLTFTLASATEIPSVTLLALVMDRWGRRNLTVVPLGLSGLLIGIAAFLPKGVPQTTAAVMARFFINMSYTAAIQWATELLPTGVRASGSSLVHVSGYIATVLSPFIVYSERYWSSLPLVVMSVLAVLAMGCGLMLPETMGRPMPQSIADGEALVRNYTLCGNVEEIEEDELKEINKTKEPIM, encoded by the exons gaaACGAAGGAAGAATTAAACAATAAGCCATCGGACACCGATCATGACGCATTGGAGGCAATGTTCACGTACATCGGTGAGATGGGGCGCTACCAGAAGTTCCTGTTCGTCGCCATGCTGCCGTTCGGGCTGTTCTTTGCTTACGTCTACTTCGTGCAGATGTTCGTGGCCGCCACTCCGCAGCGCTACTGGTGCTACGTGCCAGAGCTCGCGCACTTGGATTTAGACCTCAG ACGGAATCTTTCGGCACCTGGAGCCATTGATGGCGGGGATTGGGATCGATGTTCGACGTTTCAAACCAACTGGAGTTTGGTTCTGGAGAACATGGCACCACCCAGCAACGACACACCGATCGCACCGTGCCAGCATGGCTACGATTTCGAACTTACTGACATTCCGTATCACACAGTAGTAAGCGAG CGCGGTTGGGTGTGCGATAAATCAAGCTACGCTCCTACGGCACAGTCGATATTTTTTGCGGGATCTTTTGTGGGCGGGCTGCTGTTTGGGTGGTTAGCAGATCGATTTGGAAGAATACCCGCGTTAGTTG gTTCCAATATGATCGGGTTTGTAGGTGGAGTGGCAACTATATACACCACAGGGATAGTAGACTTCACCATAGCGAGATTTCTGGTCGGCATGGCATATGATAGTTGTTTTATGATGATATATATTTTAA TTCTCGAATACATCGGCCCCCGGTACCGCACGCTGGCGGCGAACCTGTCGATCGCGCTGTTCTTCGGCACGGGCTGCCTGTCGCTGCCGTGGATAGCGCTGTGGCTGGCCGACTGGCGCGCGCTCTTGTGGATCACCTCCGGGCCCATGCTCATCGTGCTGGCTATTCCCTTCACGGTTCCAGAGAGTGTCCG ATGGCTCGTATCTAGAGGTCGTACCAGTCGAGCGGTTCGAGTGTTcaaaacttttgaaaaaattaaCCGCGTCCAAATTCCACAAGAAGTGGTGGATGATTTTGTT ATAGCATCCCGTCAAAATGAAAATGAGAAGCATTCAGTGAGTGCCTTGTTTAGAAGCGCGCCGCTGCGGACGATGCTCGCGCACATGGTGGTGGTGTACATGTGCTGCGCGCTGGTGTTCGACGGGCTGGTGCGCCTCTCCGAGTCGCTGGGGCTAGACTTCTTCCTCACCTTCACGCTCGCCTCCGCCACCGAGATCCCCTCCGTCACCCTGTTGGCTCTTGTCATGGACAG ATGGGGTCGGCGAAATCTTACGGTGGTGCCCCTGGGATTATCTGGGTTATTGATAGGCATTGCCGCATTCTTACCTAAAg GAGTCCCGCAGACGACGGCGGCGGTGATGGCGCGGTTCTTCATCAACATGTCGTACACGGCGGCCATCCAGTGGGCCACGGAGCTGCTGCCCACGGGCGTGCGCGCCTCCGGCTCCTCGCTGGTGCACGTCAGCGGCTACATAGCCACCGTCCTGTCGCCGTTCATCGTCTACTCG GAACGTTATTGGAGCTCGCTGCCACTGGTGGTGATGAGCGTGCTGGCCGTGCTGGCCATGGGCTGCGGGCTGATGTTGCCCGAGACCATGGGCCGCCCCATGCCCCAGTCCATCGCCGACGGCGAAGCGCTCGTTAGGAACTACACGCTGTGTGG AAATGTAGAAGAAATCGAAGAAGACGAATTAAAGGAGATAAACAAAACGAAGGAGCCCATTATGTAG